A single window of Tiliqua scincoides isolate rTilSci1 chromosome 10, rTilSci1.hap2, whole genome shotgun sequence DNA harbors:
- the LOC136661526 gene encoding IgGFc-binding protein-like: MAKTQKSDALKPQLPCTEMVGHESLPPVRPQPNPCSGMPCGKGYLCVMKHNQPECVPEPCKSIKCQEGTLCEIVQGLPSCVSHPSCHHVQCICNIVNGWPKCISVPGSCERSHCPHGTVCQVVDGRPKCVPATQSCQTVQCSQGTVCKVVSGSPVCVPLVPTHSVCWASGQPHYHTFDGHSYDFQGTCTYTVVKTCKPHSTLPFFHIFTRTQKNGSSPFSSVSQVTVAVYNSTITMVKYEYGLVRVNQLLSRLPIILHDGKLSLHHRGGQLEIETQFGLKVYYDWNHYLAVKVTPAFRNQVCGLCGNYNGDPNDDIITSLGGLVTDLVEFGKSWTVETGDGACSHGCHGKCRCCSPELIAKYRKETFCGLIGKHRGGPFHHCHSLIDPKPYLDDCVADFCAFEGYKQILCRALKTYADACQREGATVSDWRKHAGCPQFCPENSRYMACGSACPATCNDLNAPEKCHLPCIETCQCKLGYVLDGGKCIPKDSCGCNYHGQLYEPNQQFWGDQQCHQQCVCRPHDKQVVCQTSRCRPMEGCHVVNGIRNCYPTTYGTCSVQGQLHYTSFDGLRYDFYGNCVYRLTELCHERSNLTQFQVLVQDEKSGPRDSSASKVVEVKVYGVTVIISHNRILLDSLLINLPFYIDNYKILLYRHGWDTVVKADFGLTVAFDGRNNIRVSVPGAYRGRLCGLCGNFNGRASDDMTRPDDVVITSPADFARSWKIRDIPGCTEVANENCIDFINVEREQKKSRECGVLLDQGGPFKMCHGTVSPQWYFKDCAYDYCFNKGNQSVVCHILSSYTTACQAAGAKVYQWRSNQFCRPDCPANSHYEVCASGCPVTCRNLFNPVLCTTKCREGCECNEGYILSGDQCVPISQCGCVHQGFYYKAGESFYANGFCKEWCFCQVGGIVQCQHSSCGPHENCLLVDGVQKCHRMASGRGGACHVAGDPHYLTFDGFTFDLQSNCTYTLVKSCTHTSALPSFVINVENERRTRGKISVTKTVSVTVYEHTITILREKRGIILVNGATLYLPFGLESNGMWVYNHGENVVIRTDFGLFVSFDQLYHLIVMVPESYQGQTCGLCGNYNGNSSDDLFLRNLHPSTTIATFAAGWRVEDPTAACTEDCAAFRCGTCRESRKASHVHASQCGILQAPHGPFSACYSTINPTIFFNNCVHDLCKARGNPVILCRVIHGYVTACQAAGIKVNPWRTQTFCPAKCPVNSHYELCANTCPTDCKEASSIIRCPSNCAEGCQCNRGYFMAGYHCVPVSQCRCFRKGVWFKVGVKTITANCTEECICRRQGQVECRPLPCAAGEMCVLRNAKWSCVRQEGHCTIAHRHTFTSYDGISGNIPPDGSYEISSLIDTKAEHWFRVVGKLHKCSTCWTPAVEAVTVYFHNLTVLVNQNGVVSVNGYLVHLPVQPSKNVSVSLTQEVVTVRYGSQFRVLFGTNGDVTVVISADLANKVFRSCGNFNGNGDDDLLLPNGQVAHTITEVISHWRVTTIAQQGVHI, translated from the exons ATGGCCAAAACTCAAAAAAGTGATGCCTTAAAACCACAGCTGCCATGTACAGAAATGGTGGGTCATG AATCTCTGCCTCCAGTGCGCCCTCAACCCAACCCCTGCAGCGGAATGCCTTGTGGGAAAGGATACCTATGCGTCATGAAACACAATCAGCCAGAGTGCGTCCCCGAGCCCTGCAAGAGCATCAAATGCCAAGAAGGGACCCTGTGTGAGATAGTTCAGGGTCTGCCCAGCTGTGTCTCTCACCCATCTTGTCACCATGTCCAGTGCATCTGCAACATTGTCAATGGCTGGCCCAAGTGTATTTCCGTGCCGGGCTCCTGCGAACGCAGCCACTGCCCGCATGGCACCGTATGTCAAGTGGTCGACGGCCGACCCAAATGCGTTCCGGCAACTCAGTCGTGCCAGACTGTTCAGTGCAGCCAGGGGACGGTTTGTAAGGTTGTGAGCGGTTCGCCCGTGTGTGTTCCTCTCGTGCCGACCCACTCGGTCTGCTGGGCCTCTGGTCAACCTCACTATCACACCTTTGACGGGCACAGCTATGATTTCCAGGGTACTTGTACATACACCGTGGTGAAGACCTGCAAGCCCCATTCCACTCTGCCGTTCTTCCACATTTTCACCAGGACCCAGAAGAATGGCAGTAGTCCATTCTCTTCTGTCAGTCAGGTCACTGTGGCTGTCTACAACTCCACCATCACCATGGTCAAGTACGAATACGGCCTAGTCAGA GTCAACCAACTGCTTTCTCGTCTGCCCATAATCCTGCACGACGGGAAACTCTCCCTACACCACCGAGGAGGCCAACTGGAGATCGAGACACAGTTTGGCCTGAAGGTTTACTATGACTGGAACCATTACCTAGCGGTGAAAGTTACTCCAGCCTTCCGGAACCAGGTCTGTGGCCTCTGCGGCAACTACAACGGAGACCccaatgatgacatcatcacctctTTGGGAGGCTTGGTGACCGACCTTGTGGAGTTTGGCAAGAGCTGGACAGTGGAGACCGGAGACGGAGCCTGCAGCCATGGCTGCCACGGCAAATGCCGGTGCTGTTCTCCGGAGCTGATCGCTAAATACAGGAAGGAGACCTTTTGCGGCTTGATTGGCAAACACAGGGGTGGGCCGTTCCACCACTGCCATTCCTTGATCGACCCCAAGCCCTATTTGGATGACTGTGTGGCCGACTTCTGCGCCTTTGAGGGCTACAAGCAGATCTTGTGCCGAGCCCTGAAGACTTATGCCGACGCCTGCCAAAGAGAAGGAGCCACGGTTTCCGACTGGAGAAAGCACGCTGGCTGCC CCCAGTTTTGTCCTGAGAACAGCCGGTACATGGCCTGTGGTTCAGCATGTCCAGCCACTTGCAATGACTTGAATGCTCCAGAGAAGTGTCACCTGCCCTGCATAGAGACCTGTCAGTGCAAATTGGGCTATGTCCTGGATGGTGGCAAGTGCATCCCCAAAGACAGCTGTGGCTGCAACTACCACGGCCAGCTGTATGAACCCAATCAGCAGTTCTGGGGAGACCAGCAATGTCATCAGCAGTGCGTGTGCAGGCCGCACGACAAGCAAGTGGTCTGCCAGACATCCCGCTGCAGGCCGATGGAAGGGTGCCATGTGGTCAATGGCATCCGGAACTGCTATCCCACCACGTATGGTACATGCAGCGTGCAGGGCCAATTGCATTACACCTCCTTTGACGGACTGCGCTATGACTTCTACGGGAACTGCGTTTACCGCCTAACTGAACTCTGTCACGAGAGGTCAAATCTGACTCAGTTCCAAGTGTTGGTGCAGGATGAGAAGTCGGGACCGAGAGATTCTTCTGCCAGCAAGGTTGTCGAGGTCAAGGTTTATGGGGTGACGGTCATAATCAGCCACAATAGAATCTTG CTGGACAGCCTGTTGATCAACCTACCGTTCTACATCGACAACTACAAAATCTTACTCTACCGCCACGGTTGGGATACTGTGGTGAAAGCCGACTTTGGCTTGACCGTTGCCTTTGACGGGAGAAACAATATTCGCGTCTCGGTGCCAGGAGCCTACAGGGGTCGCTTGTGTGGCTTGTGCGGCAATTTCAATGGGCGGGCCAGCGACGACATGACACGGCCGGATGATGTGGTTATAACCAGTCCAGCGGACTTTGCCCGAAGCTGGAAGATTCGAGACATCCCAGGCTGCACAGAGGTAGCGAACGAGAACTGTATAGACTTTATCAATGTAGAGCGTGAACAGAAAAAGAGCAGGGAGTGTGGGGTCCTTCTGGACCAGGGCGGCCCCTTCAagatgtgccacggcacagtgtcACCTCAGTGGTACTTCAAGGACTGTGCCTACGACTATTGTTTCAACAAAGGCAACCAGAGTGTCGTCTGCCACATCCTCTCCTCTTACACTACGGCTTGCCAAGCAGCTGGTGCCAAGGTCTACCAGTGGAGATCCAACCAATTCTGCA gaCCTGACTGCCCCGCAAACAGCCACTATGAAGTGTGCGCTAGTGGCTGCCCCGTGACATGCCGCAACCTCTTTAACCCAGTCCTCTGCACCACAAAATGCCGCGAGGGCTGCGAGTGCAACGAAGGCTACATATTGAGTGGCGACCAATGTGTTCCCATCTCCCAGTGTGGCTGTGTCCACCAAGGTTTCTACTACAAGGCGGGCGAGTCCTTCTACGCCAATGGCTTCTGCAAGGAGTGGTGCTTTTGTCAAGTGGGAGGCATCGTTCAATGCCAGCATTCCTCCTGCGGTCCTCATGAAAACTGCCTTCTGGTGGACGGTGTCCAGAAGTGCCACCGAATGGCATCCGGGAGGGGTGGGGCTTGCCATGTGGCTGGCGACCCCCACTATCTCACCTTTGACGGCTTCACATTCGACCTCCAGAGCAACTGCACCTACACCCTCGTTAAGAGCTGCACACACACAAGCGCTCTTCCATCTTTTGTGATCAATGTGGAGAATGAGAGGCGGACCAGGGGCAAGATCTCTGTGACTAAGACTGTGTCGGTCACAGTCTATGAACACACCATTACCATTCTGCGGGAAAAGAGGGGCATTATCCTG GTGAATGGCGCTACCTTGTACTTGCCTTTCGGCTTGGAGAGTAATGGCATGTGGGTGTACAACCATGGTGAAAATGTGGTGATCCGAACAGACTTTGGATTGTTTGTCTCCTTCGATCAGCTCTATCATCTTATCGTCATGGTGCCTGAATCCTACCAGGGCCAGACCTGTGGTCTGTGCGGCAATTACAATGGCAATTCCAGTGATGACCTATTCCTACGCAATCTCCATCCCTCCACCACTATCGCCACCTTTGCGGCTGGCTGGAGAGTGGAGGATCCGACGGCAGCCTGCACCGAGGACTGTGCTGCTTTCAGGTGTGGAACTTGCCGGGAGAGCCGGAAGGCCAGTCACGTGCACGCCAGCCAGTGTGGCATCCTGCAAGCTCCACACGGCCCTTTCAGTGCCTGCTACTCCACTATCAACCCTACCATCTTCTTCAACAACTGCGTGCATGACCTCTGCAAAGCGAGAGGAAACCCTGTTATCCTATGCCGGGTGATCCATGGCTACGTCACTGCCTGCCAAGCCGCTGGCATCAAGGTCAATCCCTGGAGGACTCAGACATTCTGCC CGGCGAAATGCCCAGTCAACAGTCACTACGAACTCTGCGCCAACACTTGCCCCACCGATTGCAAAGAGGCCTCCAGCATTATCAGGTGTCCCAGCAACTGTGCTGAAGGTTGCCAGTGCAACAGGGGCTACTTCATGGCCGGGTACCACTGCGTACCCGTCAGCCAATGCCGGTGCTTCCGCAAGGGCGTGTGGTTCAAG GTCGGAGTGAAGACCATCACAGCCAATTGCACAGAAGAATGTATCTGTCGCCGGCAAGGTCAGGTGGAGTGCAGACCGCTCCCGTGTGCCGCTGGAGAGATGTGTGTCTTGAGGAACGCCAAGTGGAGCTGCGTTCGACAGGAGGGTCACTGCACTATTGCCCACAGACACACCTTCACCTCTTATGATGGCATCTCTGGGAATATTCCCCCAGATGGGTCCTATGAGATCTCCTCGCTCATTGACACAAAGGCTGAGCACTGGTTCCGTGTGGTGGGGAAGCTACACAAGTGTTCTACGTGCTGGACGCCTGCCGTGGAGGCCGTCACTGTCTACTTCCACAACCTTACTGTGCTGGTGAACCAAAATGGAGTTGTCTCA GTGAATGGATACCTAGTGCATCTCCCAGTCCAGCCTTCCAAAAACGTATCGGTGAGTCTGACCCAGGAAGTGGTGACTGTGAGGTATGGCTCACAATTCCGGGTTCTCTTCGGCACCAACGGAGACGTGACAGTGGTCATCAGTGCAGACCTGGCTAATAAAGTATTCAGATCTTGTGGGAACTTCAATGGTAATGGTGACGATGACCTGCTGTTACCCAATGGTCAGGTAGCACACACCATTACAGAAGTCATCAGTCACTGGAGAGTCACAACTATAGCACAGCAGG gtgtacacatttga